In the Myxococcota bacterium genome, GGATGATTCGCGTGCTCACCCCGTACAGCAAGACCCACTACTTCGTCGACAAGGGCCAGCAGCGCGGTCTGGTGTACGACTCGGCGCTGGCGCTCGAGAACGCGCTCAACAAGAAGTACAAGACCGGCAACCTGCGCGTGCACATGGTGTTCATCCCCACGCCGCGCGACAAGCTGATCCCGGGGCTGCTCGACGGCACGGGCGACATCGCCGCCGCCGGACTCACGGTCACGCCGGAGCGCCTCGAGCAGGTCGACTTCGCGCCGCCCACGTTCACCAACGTGAGCGAGATCGCGATCACGGGCCCGGGCGGCCCGGGGCTCGCCAGCCTGGACGACCTCGCGGGGCGCGAGGTGTTCGTGCGCAAGTCGTCGAGCTACCGCGCCAGCCTCGACGCCCTGAACGCGCGCTTCGCCCAGGAGGGCAAGAAGCCGGTCGCGATCGACGACGCGCCCGAGTCACTCGAGGACGAGGACATCCTCGAGATGGTGAACGCGGGGCTGGTGAAGATCGCCGTGGTCGACGACTACCTGGCGAAGTTCTGGAAGCAGGTGTTTCCCGGCCTGGTGCTGCACGAGGACGTGGCGCTGCGCACCGGCGCGAGCATCGCGCCGGCCTACCGCAAGAACAGCCCGCAGCTCACGGCCTGGCTCGGCGAGCAGAAGAAGACCTTCGGCCAGGGCTCGTCGTTCGCGAACCAGAAGATCCAGCAGTATCTCAAGAAGACCAAGTTCGTGAAGAGCGCCACCTCGGAAGCCGACATCAACCGCTTCCTGGGCCTGATCGAGGTGTTCAAGCGCTACGGCGACCAGTACGACCTCGACTGGCTGCTCATGCTGGCCCAGGGCTACCAGGAGTCGCGGCTCGACCAGGGCGCCAAGAGTCACGTGGGCGCCGTGGGAGTCATGCAGGTCATGCCTGCGACCGGCCAGGAGCTCAAGGTCGGCGACATCCACAAGATGGAGCCGAACATCCACGCGGGGGTGAAATACATCCGCTTCATGATCGACCAGTACTACGCCGACGAGCCCATGACCCCGCTCGACAAGACGCTGTTCGCGTTCGCGAGCTACAACTGCGGCGCGGGCCGCATGAAGGGGCTGCGCAAGGAGGCGGCGCAGCTCGGGCTCGACCAGAATGTGTGGTTCGGGA is a window encoding:
- a CDS encoding transporter substrate-binding domain-containing protein, translating into MRVTACALACLVSLALAGPARAQLELPHGVVMETVTAKWTGDLDGMVKRRMIRVLTPYSKTHYFVDKGQQRGLVYDSALALENALNKKYKTGNLRVHMVFIPTPRDKLIPGLLDGTGDIAAAGLTVTPERLEQVDFAPPTFTNVSEIAITGPGGPGLASLDDLAGREVFVRKSSSYRASLDALNARFAQEGKKPVAIDDAPESLEDEDILEMVNAGLVKIAVVDDYLAKFWKQVFPGLVLHEDVALRTGASIAPAYRKNSPQLTAWLGEQKKTFGQGSSFANQKIQQYLKKTKFVKSATSEADINRFLGLIEVFKRYGDQYDLDWLLMLAQGYQESRLDQGAKSHVGAVGVMQVMPATGQELKVGDIHKMEPNIHAGVKYIRFMIDQYYADEPMTPLDKTLFAFASYNCGAGRMKGLRKEAAQLGLDQNVWFGNVERVASKRIGRETVTYVSNIFKYYVAYGLAVKQLEAKKKAKEEVAN